A genome region from Triticum aestivum cultivar Chinese Spring chromosome 2B, IWGSC CS RefSeq v2.1, whole genome shotgun sequence includes the following:
- the LOC123043591 gene encoding uncharacterized protein isoform X2 → MTGCNGNGNSSASAMGHQTVAEKKFGGIAPKKPLISKDHERAYFDSADWVLGKQAASNNAQAAAIESLKPKLKRTPHHQLPPRKPACASG, encoded by the exons ATGACTGGCTGCAACGGTAACGGCAACTCGTCCGCCTCGGCCATGGGGCATCAG ACGGTCGCTGAGAAGAAGTTCGGAGGAATTGCACCAAAGAAGCCTCTGATTTCAAAG GACCATGAGCGCGCCTACTTCGACTCCGCCGACTGGGTCCTCGGCAAG CAAGCTGCAAGCAACAACGCACAGGCGGCGGCAATCGAGTCCTTGAAGCCAAAGCTAAAG AGGACGCCCCATCACCAGCTCCCCCCTCGCAAGCCGGCCTGCGCGTCCGGCTGA
- the LOC123043591 gene encoding uncharacterized protein isoform X1 yields MTGCNGNGNSSASAMGHQTVAEKKFGGIAPKKPLISKDHERAYFDSADWVLGKQAASNNAQAAAIESLKPKLKVGCDPCPISTARCITLHCKHLSFRLSEFNCGARNDQPICSVCCVQRTPHHQLPPRKPACASG; encoded by the exons ATGACTGGCTGCAACGGTAACGGCAACTCGTCCGCCTCGGCCATGGGGCATCAG ACGGTCGCTGAGAAGAAGTTCGGAGGAATTGCACCAAAGAAGCCTCTGATTTCAAAG GACCATGAGCGCGCCTACTTCGACTCCGCCGACTGGGTCCTCGGCAAG CAAGCTGCAAGCAACAACGCACAGGCGGCGGCAATCGAGTCCTTGAAGCCAAAGCTAAAGGTAGGTTGTGATCCTTGTCCCATCTCAACTGCACGCTGCATTACATTGCACTGCAAGCATCTATCATTCAGACTTTCAGAGTTTAACTGCGGTGCAAGAAATGATCAACCAATCTGCTCTGTTTGTTGCGTGCAGAGGACGCCCCATCACCAGCTCCCCCCTCGCAAGCCGGCCTGCGCGTCCGGCTGA